The following DNA comes from Streptococcus pasteurianus.
CCAACGACATAATATCTTTGTGGGCTTGGAAGCGTGTATTGATGGTCCACATGACATCATTCATATCAAAGATATCCACATCTTCATCAACAAGGATAACTGTTTTGAGTTCTTTGAAAGATGAGAATGCTAGCAAGGCAGCTTGACGCTGAATACCTTCATCTGCAGGATTTTCTTTGCGGATTTGCATGATTGTCATCAATTTACCGCCACCAGCTGGTGGATTGTAAACATTAAGCACTTTACCAGGGATAGCTTTGTCAACCAAGTTAAGGATAGAAGCTTCTGTTGGAATACCTGCCATTGACACGTGTTCTTCAGAAGGGCCAATTGTTGTTTGCATAATTGGATTATCTTTACGGTGAGTGACCGCTTTAACTTTGATAACATTTAAAGCTGGATTGGCTGGACCATTGTAACCTGGGAATTCAGGCATGGCATGACCTGTATGCGTATTAATATCTTCTTGAATTGTTTCATTTGGAAGGATTTCACCTTCAATGATAAATTCAGAACGTGCAATACCAACTTCATCAACAGCGATAGAATCAACCAATTGAACAGGTTCGTTACGAAGCGCACCTGCAACCCAAAGTTCATTGTAACCAAGTGGTGTCGTTGGTGGTTCAAATGTCGCCCCAATCAAGATAGCTGGATCAAGACCAATATTGATTGTAATTGGCATTGGTTTGTTAAGTTTTTGATATTCTGACAAGAAAGCACCAATATGACGACCACCAGGCATGATATAAATACCAATAGTATCTTTATCTTCCAAAACCATACGGTGAATTGTAACGTCACTCATTGATTTATCTGGCGTTGAACCATAAACCAAACCAGTTGTGATGTAAGGTCCTGCATCGTATTCTGTATTTGTTGGCGCAGCAATGAGCTTACGAATATCAAAATCATCATCAGTTGCTAAGTGAACAACTTCTTGAGCAGGTGCTTGGTCCTTAGAAACTTTAACAGGTTTCACTGGATTTTCAACGGCTTTGTTCAAAAGATGGCCAAGGTCTTTGTAATCATGATGAAGAATATGACCAACACGTTTACGGCTTGCCATTGTACCAATATTGACACGAACATTAGGGAATCCCTTAATGTTATTGAAAGTCATTGCTGGACCTTCTTGAGTTGGACGTTCTACGGTACCGCCAGCTCCGATATAACGGTAAACGCCAGAAATTTCAGCGTTTGGATCGATTTCAACATCCGTTTCATGGTATTGTCCTGGAATTTCTTTAAGTTCTTCCAAGACTTTACGCAAATCATAAGGTTGTTCTGACATAAGATTTACTTCCTTCTTAAAGATTTCATATTAAAAGTGTAAACCTTCAATCACCGATAAACAATTCAAGTTAGGCGTTTTCCTATTCCTGTTTGGAATATTTCTCTTGCATTCCTTTCCAGAATACATCCAAAGCTGGTGTTGTTTTCTTCTTACGACGGATTAAGTTCATTTCTGACACCATATCAACCTCCAACGGACGACAGATAATTGCTTTCGTTTTAAACGGTGCAACCAATTTTTCCATCATCACCGAAACACCCATTTCTTTTTCAATAAAGTCAATGATGAGATTGATACGATTTCCTTGATAGCCCATTTTCGGTTCAAAACCATAAGTATGACAAAGTTCTCGTACCTTTTGGAGCAACTGCGTTTTATTGCCAAGTTGGAAGAATGTCTCATCTTTCAATTCAGCCAAATCAAGTTTTTCCTTGTTGGCTAAGGGATGATTTTCAGGCAAAACCAAGACAAAACGGTCATAATCTAAGGTTAGACTATCATAAATATCAGGAGCAGCTTTGGTAAAAGAACGCGTAAAGACCGCATCGCAGATGCCATCATCTAAACTATGCATCAGCTGGTCAGCCTCTTCTTCCTCGACAACAACCGTGTAATCAGGATACTGCTTTTGAAAAGCTGCAATATCTGAAATAATAGGATAAGAAGACATACTTGGAATACCATGAATGGTTAGTTTATGTTTTTCTTGTTCAGACAAATCCTCTAATGTCTCTTGCATTTCTTGAAAAGTGCCCATAATCTTTTGAACATAAACTCGCACAATCTCCCCTTCTTCTGTCAGAGAAATTTGACGATGTTTACGATTAAACAAAATCACACCCAACTCTTTTTCAAGCGCAATGATTTGCTTTGAAATGCTTCCTTGCGTTGTATAAAGTTGTTCTGCTGTCTCGGTGTAATTCAACGTTTCACACAAGCTAAGAAAGACTTGAAATTTTTGGAAATTCATTTCCTGCTCCTATTCTTAATACTATTCCATTTTAGAATAGTATATCACAAAAATCTGAATTGTTTTTTAAAAACTTGGTGTTAAAATGTAACAGAAAAGAAAGAATTCACAATAATAGAACACGGTCTAGCAGTCAACACTAATGTTTTCAAACTGTTAATGACTTTGTTCTTATGAAGGAGGAAAATTGTATGCCTACTGGCGTCATCATTAATGCCCTATCAGTCGTTTTTGGAGGGCTACTAGGTGGTCTTATTGGAAACAAATTATCAGAAGACTTCAAGACACAAATCAATATGATTTTTGGGGTCTGCTCAATGGGAATGGGTATTTCATCTATCGGATTGATGAAATACATGCCCGCTGTTATCTTTGCTATCGTTATCGGAACAGGGATTGGACTTGCACTTCATCTCGGTGATTGGATTAACAAAGGCGGTGCCCTCATGCAACGTAGCATGGCAAAAATCGTGCCAAACGACCATTCATCACTATCTCATGAAGATTACCTTGCTACCTTGTTAACTGTTATCGTACTTTTCTGCGCAAGCGGTACTGGTATTTATGGTAGTCTAGATGCAGGAATGACTGGTGATTCAACAATCTTGATTTCAAAATCAATTTTGGACTTCTTCACAGCAGCTATTTTTGCTTGCAATCTAGGTTATGTGGTATCACTTGTTGCCATTCCACAATTTATCATTTTCTGCTGCCTTTTCTCCTTGTCAGCTTTCATCGTGCCACTTACAACACCTGATATGATTGCTGATTTCAAAGCCTGCGGTGGTTTTCTAATGCTTGCCACAGGTTTCCGTATGGTAAAACTGAAAATGTTCCCAATTGCCGATATGATACCAGCCATGATTCTCGTCATGCCACTTTCTTGGTTCTGGGTTAATGTTATTCTACCATTGCTATAATAACAATTTTCAAAAATTAATACTGTAACTAATTAGGATAAAACCAATCTTACAAAAGTATTTTATCCTTATATTGATATTGGCGAATAACTATATAACTCTTTTATTGTTATGTTCAATCATTAAACCATAGATTCAATTGCTCAACCGTATAATAATTTCATAAACGCAAAAATTTAAGATAGATTTGAAAATACAATAAAACTGAGATTATCTGACGACTAACCTCAGTTTTATTATTTCCATTAAGTTAAATCACTGCCCTGATTGGCAATTACTTTTTTATACCAATAAAAAGAATCCTTACGGCTACGTTTCAAACTTCCATGACCTTGATCATCACGATCAACATAAACAAAACCATAGCGTTTCTTCATTTCACCAGTTCCTGCTGACACCAAATCAATACAACCCCACATAGTGTAACCCATAAGCTCAATACCATCATTATTAATAGCATCAAACATTGAGCTAATATTTTGTCTTAAATAATCAATTCGATAGTTGTCATGAATAGAACCATCTGATTCTATTTTATCGTCCCATCCGATTCCATTCTCAACAATCCAAAGAGGTTTATGATAACGATCATAAAGAACATTTAAAGCAATACGAAGGCAATTAGGATCTGTTGCCCATCCCCAAGCATTCGTTTCAAGATAAGGATTCTGAACGCCCATCATCAAGTTACCACCTGATTTTTCCAAAATATCTTTGTGTGTCGTAATGGTACTAGAACCATAACAAGAAAAACCTAGAAAATCAGCTGAATAATCACGCAGTAAATCATAATCTTCAGGAGTATCTTCCAATATGATTCCTTCTCGATTGTATTTTTTCAAACGAGAAGCAGGATAAAAGCCACCCATTTGAACATCTGAATAGAACAAAGTTGTTTGTTCACTTAGTTTAGCTTGTAGCTGGTCATCGGGATCACACGTATATGCATAAATCGGTTGGTAGGCTAACATCATGCCAACTTTAATGCTTTTACTAATTTGACGAGCAGATCGAACAACTTTTGCTGATGCTACCAATTGATTATGAGCACCTTGGGCCTTTGCTTGAGGAGAAAAGTCAGTCATTCCTCCCGCCATAAAAGGATTCCACTCCATCATATTGATTTCATTGAAGGTTAGCCAATACTTAACTTTCCCTTGGTAATGTTTAAAAACTGTTGAAGCATAGTTTTCAAAATGGTCAATCAAAGCACGGTTCTTCCAGCCACCATAAGCATGCGTTAAATGAATCGGCGTTTCATAATGGGAGAGAGTTACCAGTGGTTCAATTCCATACTTAGCACACTCATCAAAAACCGCATCATAAAAAGCTAGTCCTTCTTCGTTAGGTTCTTTATCATCACCATTTGGGAAAATGCGCGCCCAATTCATTGATAACCGAAAAGTCTTGAATCCCATTTCTCCCATCAGAGCGATGTCTTCTTTAAAATGCCCATAAAAATCAGTTGCAGTATGGCTTGGGTAATAATAGCCTTCAACCACATCAGGAATAGCACCTTCTGGCAAGGATAGAGTTTGACCAAAAGTCATATCAATAGCACCAGTATCGCCTGTTTTAGGGTTACGCCAAGTAATACGACGTGGGCTTGTGTGTGAGCCACTTGTTAAAACATCAGAAGTGTTAACTCCCTTACCACCAGCAGAAAAACCACCTTCATATTGATTGGCAGCTGTCGCACCACCCCATAAAAAATGATCTGGAAAAGTCATTTATTGTTCTCCTTATTTCACTTAAAAATAAGATGTAAAGACACAATTTCGCTAATGTCAGCTGCATCTTATATCAAATACTTTACGCATTAGCAGCTTCTGCTGCTTCGATTTCTGCTTCTTTTGCAATCAGTTGTTTTTCATACGCTTTGAAGAATGGGTAATAAACAATAGTTGCAGGAATTAGCATGAGATAATCCCAAACAGCATTGAACCAATTCAAAGTTCCTAGATATTGGGCAAAGCCCATAGGTAGAAGAGCCGAAATAGAAATCCATGCAGGCATGAGCCAACCAATCTTATATGCAATAAGCGTCAGCAACATGACAATTGGAACATTGAGAACATAAGGGATACAAAGAATTGGATTGTACATGATTGGCATACCAAATGTCAATGGTTCATTGATACCAAACCAGCCTGGTATTGCTGAGATTTTAGAAATAGCAGAGATCTGTTTTGATTTTGAACGAAGTCCCATCAGAGCAAGAGGAAGCGTATTACCTGTACCACCTGCACATGCCATACCTGCAAACAATGCTACTGGATAGAAAGTTAGTGGATCACCTGCCGCATGAGCTGCTGCATTTGCTGCCGCTGCTTGCAAGCCAAGAGGCATGATAATTGGTACAAGAATCATGGTACCATGAATACCAAAACACCAAAGTAAAACAGCAAAGGTACAAAGAATAAACATACCTGGTACTGATGTTAGAGCGTTTAAAGGAGCACCAATCAGAGCCATGAATCCTGAAGGAATTGAATATGCCCCACCAGTTACTACTGAAACAATGCCATCAAGCCCTAAGAACAAAACAACATTAAAGAATAATGGCAAAATAGCAGCAAATGAATCTTGCAAGAAGGGAGGAACTACATCAGGCATCTTGATACGAATATTGTGGTCAGCGCAGAATTTCTCAAGTTGAACAACAATGAAAACAATGACAAAGCCGACAAACATACCTGTTGAACCAAGATAGGTCATGTCAAGTGCTGAAACACCTACTTCAGTTACCACAATAGGTGAAACAACTAAGAAGAACACTGCCAAAGCATCCACCATCGTAATCAATGGATTTTTCATTTTTAAGTTTTTGCCGTAGTTATAAGCAAAGAAAGCAACTACCCACACTGAAAGTAAGTTCATCGTGAAATTATAAGGTGAGTACAAAATTGCATAGATTTCACTATCAGCTGAAAATAAACCAAACATTGTACTCCCAATAGAAGTTATGATTTGGGATATAGCTCCAATCATGATAATTCCCATTAATGACATCATGGCTCCTTGCAGAGCGGATAGAAATTTGTTAGATCCTAATTTTTGCCCAAAATCTTGAAGTTTGACCATAAAAGGACTATTGAATAAGGACTCCATGTGTTACCTCCAAAAATGATAATTTATAGATTTATTTAGACTTCTGCATAAAGTTGTTCAGCTAATTTCATAATTTTTGGACAGTCACCAATAGCATATTCAAAAGATGGAATAGCTGCTGTTGGCAAGCCTGTATTTTCTTTTACTTCTTTTAAACGATAAGACACTTGAGGGCCCATCATGACAATATCAAAATCTTTATAGACATTTTCATAGTCACCTAGTCCAACCGCTTTGATTGTAAGTTCTTGACCTTGTTCTTCCCAATATTTAGCCATTTTTTGCATAAGAATTGAAGTTGACATTCCGCCTGCGCATACGAGTAAAATTTTCATGATAATTTCTCCTTTTAGATGTGATTTATTCATTTTTGTACAGAGTAATAAATTCGCGAATCATTTCGACTGCTAACATACTTGTCATAAGATGATCCTGAGCGTGGACAAGTAAGACGTTTAATTCAAGATGATCGCCATTTGCTTCGGAAAAGAGGAGTTCCGTCTGGGCATGATGGGCGATTTTGGACTTCTCATCCGATTCTTTAAGTAGTCTATCTGCTTCATCAAAATTTCCAACCTTAGCCTCTTCTAAGGCTTGAAAGGCTAAGGAACGTGCATCACCTGAATTAGCAATTAAGGTCATTGCCATCAATTCTGAAGAACTATTTTCAGTCATAACTTAACTCCTTTGTGTTTTGTTATTTGATGATTTTATTTTATCACTTCTGTAACCGCTGTCAAAATTGATTTTGAGCGCTTTTTAAGCTTATTTTATACACTTTCCATAGCTGTATAAACTCTATTTGAAAATAAATCCTCTCTAAAATTTTTCAAAAGTCGTAGTGTATATCTTTTGAGGCTTTATTCCTCTTTAGTGTATAAACATTACAGCTATTTGTATAGACAAAACCAACTTAAAAAGAGTTTTGATGAATTCACTCATATCATCTTTGAAATATGATAAACTAAAGTCATGAAAATGATACGAACTTTAGATGTCACACAAGACGAATTTTACGATTATCTAGAGTCTGAGGTACGTGAACAGTACAGCAAAGCAAAAAATATGCTATACACTGGTGATATCAAGGAATGACGTATAGCACTGCTGTCGCTGAACATCAACCAATGACAATCACTATTGACCATTATACGCGAAATAAGCGTTATAAAGCCATCATCAAAAGTCATACGGATACTATTACCATTGATTATCAGACTGAAGAAAGCGACAAAGGACTTGACATTATCTTTATTCAAGAGATTGATAGTTTCAACAAGCAAAAGCAAAACAAGCTCATGCGTTGGTTTAGTGAAGGTGTTTATTACGGACGCATGTCAGACACCTTATTTGACATTCAGAAAAAAATCCATAGTCAACGTCCTGTTAAGGACTAAATCAAAGTTCAAGAAAACACCTTAAATATCCTTGACTCGCACCCCGATCATTAGACACGACATCTAACGATTGGGGTGCTTTTTGTATGACATTAAGTTATGAAGACAAGGTTCAACTCTATAAGTTGAGACAAAATGGAGAATCAGTTAAATCCTTATAACAAAAGTTTAGTATTTTGTTAAGTCTCATATTAAATATGTTCTCCGACTGATTGATCGGTATGGAATAGGTATCGTCTAGAAAAGGAAAAATATCTATTACTCTCCAGACTTAAAGCAGGAAATGATTGCTAAAGTTTTGTTTAAAGGTCAATCCCAAAAGCAACTAGCTCTTGATTATGCCTTACTCAATTATAGTCAGCTGGCAAAGTGGCTGGCACAATATAAGAAAAATGGGGGTACTATTGTTGAGAAAACTAGAGGGAGCCCACCAAAGATGGGGCGAAAACCAAAGAAAACTTGGGAATAGATGGAATCTTTCTTTGGCATTCTAAAGTCCGAGATGTTTTATACGGGAAGTCTTATCAGTCTCTTGATGCGTTTGAGAAAGCCATTACAGACTATATTTTTTTACTATAACAATAAACGAATCAAGACAAAACGAAAAGGATTCAGCCCTATGCAATATAGAACTAAATCCTTTCAATAATTAATTGTCCAACTTTTAGGGGCCAGTACAGTTGTCTAAGGGAGTTATTTTTTAGAGTTTGGTTGGATTTTAAATTTGCCTAATGATTTGGATTAACAATGCAACTTCATCATCACTAATAATAATATTAAAGTGCTTTTCAAGATTTTTTAGCATCCGTCGGATTGATTTATAGTCATCTTTGAAATGCTGTAAAAAATAGTCTGTATCAATTTTATAATTGACATCCGTTAGATTAGGACTGCGGAGACGATTTATCATAGCAGATATGTGCATTAAAAGTCCAACTTGTTGGTCTTCTGATAAGGTATAAATCAGCTCCAACTGATTGATAAAGTCTGGTAAATACGTTTTGATTTTATCAATCGGTGTGTATTTCAAATTCTCAGCAAGATTTTCATAAATAGGATCATAGTTAGCACGATTGGTTGCGATAGGAGAAAAAGTCAGCGTTGCATCAATATTATCAATACCATTATCAAAGACTGACCGTAATGGGATAAAAGGAATACCCAGCATTCGCGGATCATAAGTACCTACAAAACAATGAATATAGTAGGCTTTCTTTAGAGAATAAACCTCTTGATTGAGCAGGTCCCTATCTGAAATCGCCAAAGGGATAACCTTATAGCCCAGCCGAGAATTTTTATCAATTACCTGTTTCATCTGCAAGGCACCACCTTCTCCCGTGTGGCAAAGCGTGATAATAATTCTTTCTTTATGCTCTTTATTAGCATACCTATTCCATTCAAGAGCGGTATCATGGAAAACATCATCAATATCATTTTCCATTTGCAACCTTCTGGCAATATCAATCCCCAGCATAGTAATAGGAACTTCTAAACGTCTTATTTTTATATTCAGTTGCAGAGCAATCTCATTAAGCATAGATTTTATTGACCCCATATCATAAATAACGATAAGCCCTTTCCCCTGATGAATGTTCGCAATGTAGTCCTTCAGATCATCTCTTACATCACTAATATCTTGATTCAACTGGAGGTCATAACCATAGACATTATTTGCCTGAGTGAGTGTCTTGGTCGTTTCTGCCAATGACGTAGCTGTTCCTTCACCGTGTAAAATATACAGCAAAACAGTCTTTGAAACTGGTGTTACCATTTCTTCATTGATAAAAAATGCAGCAAGAATAATAGTCTCCTCAAAACTTAAATCAAGGTGAAAATCTGATTCCAAAACCTTACCTAATTGATTAGCATGGAGATACTCTTCTGGATAATTTTTAATCATTTCAACATAACGTTCTTGGGAAAGTTGTTGCTGATTGTGATTGTCTTTTAGGAGAGCATTTACATGCAGACACAAACCGTAAAACCGACTACGCTCAAGTTCGATGTGGTGTTGCTGCAAAAAATCACTAACGGTGGTAATCAAACGATTATCTACAATTTTCGACAGCTGCGCTAAACCATCCTCACTCCCTTTAAAATATTTGGAAAGGATCTTTCCAATATGCGAATGAACTTCTTTCAATAAACTATCAGCCTGACTCACATCTCCCATTTCCTGAAACTTCTTGTCCAGTTTATGATAGATATTGTGCCTGGTTAAATAACTGTCACCTTCAGGTAAGAAACTGACATAGTCAACATCCTCTAGCAGATTTAAAACTTTTTGACGATAGGACAACTCACGAATAAGCTTTTGATTATCTCTTAAAACCAAGTCATTTGAATTAACCTTGATAGGCTTTTCATTATCAATAACTCTCAAATAGGCCGTGGCACATGCCGAAGTTAGTTGGTAACCCAACTCTTTGATATTAAACTCAAAATGAGCTAAAAGAAGTTGTGACAACACTTCCTTGGATACTTCGATGCGTCTATTGGCACGCGCTGCTTCTTCCTTGAACAAAGATAACATGATATTATACTTTTCTTCCACACTTCGCTCATCTAGGGAAGGCAAGTTGATAATCATATTGACATGTTGATTAAATTGATTGTCTATATCTCCTGAGATACCTAAAATAAGTTTTAAATGCTGGCAATCAATGTAATCTGTCATGTCCTCGCTGTATAGACGCTTTGTCTCTAATAGCTTAAAAAGCCTGCTTTGTTCCTTTGCTGGTAAAATATCTGCATTATCAATAAACAAAAGACCATTATCTGCCTTGGCAAATAAACTATCTTCAAGACGTGAACCAAACAATTCATTGACCAAAGTTTGCATCTCTTTTTTGAAATGATGACAATTAAACTCAATATAGGGTGAATCGACTCCCAGTACATGATTTGAAGTCGCAAACGCATACATATTTCGAACAAGCTCCGTTTTACCTGTCCCCATTTCAGAAATTATCAGTACATTGATATTTTCTTTAGGATATAAAATCGCTGCCTTAGCCAGCTGAATAGCTTTACTAAGGCTACCATCATCCCCAATCATTTTTGGAAATTGCTTGTTTTGACTTTCAAAATGGTCATTGATGATATATTTTACAGGGCGTCCACTTTGCTTGACCAAGCGACCTTCTTTAACTAATTCATTGAGAAGGCTGCTAGCATTTGAACGCTGAAGTCCGAAAACTTCAGCAATTTCTTGTGTTACTACAGCTATCTTGCCAGTCTCATAAACATCAGTCATCAGATAATCATAAATTTTTTCTTTATTTGTTTTCATCAGCAGACCTCAAAGTTATTTATACAGATTAGTATACACTACTTCGCCTTATAATGTAACCCTTTTCAAAAAAATGAATCTCTCCCATTTGCCAATTTCCATTCTGTATGCTAATATGATTGACAGAAGAGAGGAATCCTATGTCTAAATC
Coding sequences within:
- a CDS encoding PTS sugar transporter subunit IIB, whose protein sequence is MKILLVCAGGMSTSILMQKMAKYWEEQGQELTIKAVGLGDYENVYKDFDIVMMGPQVSYRLKEVKENTGLPTAAIPSFEYAIGDCPKIMKLAEQLYAEV
- a CDS encoding DUF554 domain-containing protein, coding for MPTGVIINALSVVFGGLLGGLIGNKLSEDFKTQINMIFGVCSMGMGISSIGLMKYMPAVIFAIVIGTGIGLALHLGDWINKGGALMQRSMAKIVPNDHSSLSHEDYLATLLTVIVLFCASGTGIYGSLDAGMTGDSTILISKSILDFFTAAIFACNLGYVVSLVAIPQFIIFCCLFSLSAFIVPLTTPDMIADFKACGGFLMLATGFRMVKLKMFPIADMIPAMILVMPLSWFWVNVILPLL
- a CDS encoding PRD domain-containing protein, with the protein product MKTNKEKIYDYLMTDVYETGKIAVVTQEIAEVFGLQRSNASSLLNELVKEGRLVKQSGRPVKYIINDHFESQNKQFPKMIGDDGSLSKAIQLAKAAILYPKENINVLIISEMGTGKTELVRNMYAFATSNHVLGVDSPYIEFNCHHFKKEMQTLVNELFGSRLEDSLFAKADNGLLFIDNADILPAKEQSRLFKLLETKRLYSEDMTDYIDCQHLKLILGISGDIDNQFNQHVNMIINLPSLDERSVEEKYNIMLSLFKEEAARANRRIEVSKEVLSQLLLAHFEFNIKELGYQLTSACATAYLRVIDNEKPIKVNSNDLVLRDNQKLIRELSYRQKVLNLLEDVDYVSFLPEGDSYLTRHNIYHKLDKKFQEMGDVSQADSLLKEVHSHIGKILSKYFKGSEDGLAQLSKIVDNRLITTVSDFLQQHHIELERSRFYGLCLHVNALLKDNHNQQQLSQERYVEMIKNYPEEYLHANQLGKVLESDFHLDLSFEETIILAAFFINEEMVTPVSKTVLLYILHGEGTATSLAETTKTLTQANNVYGYDLQLNQDISDVRDDLKDYIANIHQGKGLIVIYDMGSIKSMLNEIALQLNIKIRRLEVPITMLGIDIARRLQMENDIDDVFHDTALEWNRYANKEHKERIIITLCHTGEGGALQMKQVIDKNSRLGYKVIPLAISDRDLLNQEVYSLKKAYYIHCFVGTYDPRMLGIPFIPLRSVFDNGIDNIDATLTFSPIATNRANYDPIYENLAENLKYTPIDKIKTYLPDFINQLELIYTLSEDQQVGLLMHISAMINRLRSPNLTDVNYKIDTDYFLQHFKDDYKSIRRMLKNLEKHFNIIISDDEVALLIQIIRQI
- a CDS encoding DUF3284 domain-containing protein; protein product: MTYSTAVAEHQPMTITIDHYTRNKRYKAIIKSHTDTITIDYQTEESDKGLDIIFIQEIDSFNKQKQNKLMRWFSEGVYYGRMSDTLFDIQKKIHSQRPVKD
- a CDS encoding PTS lactose/cellobiose transporter subunit IIA; amino-acid sequence: MTENSSSELMAMTLIANSGDARSLAFQALEEAKVGNFDEADRLLKESDEKSKIAHHAQTELLFSEANGDHLELNVLLVHAQDHLMTSMLAVEMIREFITLYKNE
- a CDS encoding UbiD family decarboxylase, whose product is MSEQPYDLRKVLEELKEIPGQYHETDVEIDPNAEISGVYRYIGAGGTVERPTQEGPAMTFNNIKGFPNVRVNIGTMASRKRVGHILHHDYKDLGHLLNKAVENPVKPVKVSKDQAPAQEVVHLATDDDFDIRKLIAAPTNTEYDAGPYITTGLVYGSTPDKSMSDVTIHRMVLEDKDTIGIYIMPGGRHIGAFLSEYQKLNKPMPITINIGLDPAILIGATFEPPTTPLGYNELWVAGALRNEPVQLVDSIAVDEVGIARSEFIIEGEILPNETIQEDINTHTGHAMPEFPGYNGPANPALNVIKVKAVTHRKDNPIMQTTIGPSEEHVSMAGIPTEASILNLVDKAIPGKVLNVYNPPAGGGKLMTIMQIRKENPADEGIQRQAALLAFSSFKELKTVILVDEDVDIFDMNDVMWTINTRFQAHKDIMSLEGMRNHPLDPSERPEYSPEHIRVRGMSSKLVLDGTVPFDMKDQFERAKFKEVPDWKKYLD
- a CDS encoding LysR family transcriptional regulator; this translates as MNFQKFQVFLSLCETLNYTETAEQLYTTQGSISKQIIALEKELGVILFNRKHRQISLTEEGEIVRVYVQKIMGTFQEMQETLEDLSEQEKHKLTIHGIPSMSSYPIISDIAAFQKQYPDYTVVVEEEEADQLMHSLDDGICDAVFTRSFTKAAPDIYDSLTLDYDRFVLVLPENHPLANKEKLDLAELKDETFFQLGNKTQLLQKVRELCHTYGFEPKMGYQGNRINLIIDFIEKEMGVSVMMEKLVAPFKTKAIICRPLEVDMVSEMNLIRRKKKTTPALDVFWKGMQEKYSKQE
- a CDS encoding PTS sugar transporter subunit IIC, whose amino-acid sequence is MESLFNSPFMVKLQDFGQKLGSNKFLSALQGAMMSLMGIIMIGAISQIITSIGSTMFGLFSADSEIYAILYSPYNFTMNLLSVWVVAFFAYNYGKNLKMKNPLITMVDALAVFFLVVSPIVVTEVGVSALDMTYLGSTGMFVGFVIVFIVVQLEKFCADHNIRIKMPDVVPPFLQDSFAAILPLFFNVVLFLGLDGIVSVVTGGAYSIPSGFMALIGAPLNALTSVPGMFILCTFAVLLWCFGIHGTMILVPIIMPLGLQAAAANAAAHAAGDPLTFYPVALFAGMACAGGTGNTLPLALMGLRSKSKQISAISKISAIPGWFGINEPLTFGMPIMYNPILCIPYVLNVPIVMLLTLIAYKIGWLMPAWISISALLPMGFAQYLGTLNWFNAVWDYLMLIPATIVYYPFFKAYEKQLIAKEAEIEAAEAANA
- a CDS encoding glycoside hydrolase family 1 protein, coding for MTFPDHFLWGGATAANQYEGGFSAGGKGVNTSDVLTSGSHTSPRRITWRNPKTGDTGAIDMTFGQTLSLPEGAIPDVVEGYYYPSHTATDFYGHFKEDIALMGEMGFKTFRLSMNWARIFPNGDDKEPNEEGLAFYDAVFDECAKYGIEPLVTLSHYETPIHLTHAYGGWKNRALIDHFENYASTVFKHYQGKVKYWLTFNEINMMEWNPFMAGGMTDFSPQAKAQGAHNQLVASAKVVRSARQISKSIKVGMMLAYQPIYAYTCDPDDQLQAKLSEQTTLFYSDVQMGGFYPASRLKKYNREGIILEDTPEDYDLLRDYSADFLGFSCYGSSTITTHKDILEKSGGNLMMGVQNPYLETNAWGWATDPNCLRIALNVLYDRYHKPLWIVENGIGWDDKIESDGSIHDNYRIDYLRQNISSMFDAINNDGIELMGYTMWGCIDLVSAGTGEMKKRYGFVYVDRDDQGHGSLKRSRKDSFYWYKKVIANQGSDLT